The following coding sequences are from one Oncorhynchus nerka isolate Pitt River linkage group LG6, Oner_Uvic_2.0, whole genome shotgun sequence window:
- the LOC115130353 gene encoding transcriptional regulator Myc — translation MPLNSSLASKNYDYDYDSIQPYFYVDNEDEDFYHQQPGQLQPPAPSEDIWKKFELLPTPPLSPSRPSLSSIFPSTADQLEMVTEFLGDDVVNQSFICDADYSQTFLKSIIIQDCMWSGFSATAKLEKVVSERLASLQAARKDSAVGDNAECLTRLNANYLQDPNTSASECIDPSVVFPYPITETPKPSKVAPPTDLALDTPPNSGSSSSSGSDSEDEEDDDDEDEEEIDVVTVEKRQAVKRCDPSTSETRHHSPLVLKRCHVSTHQHNYAAHPSTRHEQPAVKRLRLENSSSRVLKQISSNRKCSSPRTSDTEDYDKRRTHNVLERQRRNELKLSFFALRDEIPDVANNEKAAKVVILKKATECIYHMQTDEQRLVNLKEQLRRKSEHLKQKLAQLQNSCLSSKRH, via the exons ATGCCGCTGAATTCAAGTTTGGCGAGTAAAAACTACGACTACGACTATGATTCTATCCAGCCATATTTTTATGTTGACAACGAAGATGAGGATTTCTATCACCAGCAGCCAGGACAGCTTCAGCCACCGGCTCCAAGCGAGGATATCTGGAAGAAATTTGAGTtgctccccactcctcctctctccccgagCCGACCATCACTGTCTAGTATTTTCCCATCGACTGCTGACCAACTAGAAATGGTGACCGAGTTTCTCGGGGACGACGTTGTAAACCAGAGTTTCATCTGCGATGCCGACTACTCCCAAACCTTCCTCAAGTCAATCATCATTCAGGACTGTATGTGGAGCGGCTTCTCTGCTACCGCCAAGTTGGAGAAAGTGGTGTCTGAAAGACTCGCATCGCTCCAGGCTGCTAGGAAAGATTCAGCCGTTGGCGACAACGCAGAGTGTCTTACTCGGTTGAACGCAAACTACTTGCAGGATCCGAATACTTCCGCGTCAGAATGCATTGATCCCTCAGTGGTCTTCCCCTACCCAATAACTGAGACTCCCAAACCAAGTAAGGTGGCACCACCCACGGATTTGGCATTGGACACCCCACCCAacagtggtagcagcagcagcagtggtagtgaCTCCG AAGAtgaggaagatgatgatgatgaggacgaAGAGGAGATAGATGTCGTGACTGTGGAGAAGAGGCAAGCGGTGAAGCGGTGCGACCCCAGCACGTCAGAGACCAGACATCACAGTCCCCTTGTGCTGAAGAGGTGCCATGTCTCCACCCACCAGCACAACTACGCCGCCCACCCCTCCACACGGCACGAGCAGCCAGCTGTCAAAAGGCTGAGGCTGGAGAACAGCAGCAGTCGGGTCCTCAAGCAGATCAGCAGCAACCGCAAATGCTCAAGTCCCCGGACATCGGACACGGAGGACTACGACAAAAGAAGGACTCATAATGTACTGGAGCGCCAGCGGAGGAACGAGCTCAAGCTGAGCTTTTTCGCTCTACGGGATGAGATACCGGATGTGGCCAACAATGAGAAGGCAGCCAAAGTGGTCATCCTGAAGAAGGCTACAGAGTGTATTTACCACATGCAGACAGATGAGCAGAGACTAGTCAACCTCAAAGAGCAACTAAGGAGGAAAAGTGAACATTTGAAACAGAAGCTGGCACAACTGCAGAACTCATGTTTGAGCTCAAAGCGCCATTGA